atgtatatatatatatatatatatatatatgtatatatatatatatatatatatatatatatttgtgtgtgtgtgtatgtgtgtgtgtgtggggggtttccCTTCTTATgtgctttttctccccttcctctattatcttcctcttttcgtgCACCATACAAGGAGGTGACAACTTAAGCACATCTGATTTTGCGCGAGATGATCCTCATTAGCGCCCGGACAGGGCAAGCGACGCCCTCATTACGGGAAACAAGGGATATTGATCGTTTATTATCACAACGATACTCTTCAAGCCTTTCCCTGCTGGGTGTGGCGAGGAGCAGGGATTGctgctttatctgtttgtctatcaagctctcgctctctcttgatatatatatatatatatatatatatatatatatataaagaaagagaaatccaGATGCGAGCGTGTgaaaatgtgtgcgtatgtgtgagaggTTTCGCGTGCCATTcttttgcgtgcgtgtgcatgcatgcctGTAAGAGTaggcgcgtgcgtgcgtgaataaaaagagaagaaatcctTCCGCCAAATAACTCAGGCAGCTCTTTATCCTTCATCTCAGATGTACAGTCAGTGCGTTGCCTCAAGGTCTTATAGCAACATGActgccctctcttgctctctttcaatctttatctgtctatctatctatctatatatctatctatctgtctgtctgtctatctttctctctttctctctctctctctctctctctctctctctctctctctctctctctctctctctctctctctctctctctctctatctatctatctatccatctatctatttatctgtctatctatctacctatctatctgtctgtatactatctatgtctttttctttctctctttctttctctcactctctctctctctctctctctctatatatatatatatatatatatatatatatatatatatatatttatctatctatctagctatctgtctctatctatctatctatccatccatccatctctctctctctctctctctctctctctctctctctctctctctctctctctctctctctctctctctctctctctctcttctctctctctctctcctccccctctctctcccccccccccccctctctctctctctctctctctctctctctctctctctctctctctctctctctgtctctgtctctcgtaaTTAattaacataacaacaacaacagctacagtAAAGAAAGATATATCCACAATAACACAATCACCAACGAAAATCACAAAAATGATCTGTAcatgacggaaaaaaaaaaccaggAAAATAATTGACGAACCGGCAACTGTTCCCGTCAGAGACCGCTGGGTCAATTGACATCTTTATCAACAAGCTCAAAATTTATCTCTGTAATATGTCCTCACCGGGGAATAAGTGACTTTTTTCACGCTTCTTTCAGTCTGGCCTGGCTGGAAAATAAGTCACGGCCTGAAATGGCGGCCATCTCTTGGTCTGAGTCGTGCATTGGtgacatttgtgtgcgtgtgtgtgcttgctctttctgtctttgtctctacccctttctttatctctatatatctatctctctatttatatatctatgtatctacccatctatctatttatcagagagaacatgagagcgagagacagaaacaaagcgagaaagcgagagagagtcaaTAAATGCGTTTCATAAACGCTTGCAATAAAATTGCGTAAACATCTAAAAGGCAAGCATAACAAATCACAAAGAACACaatataacaatatcgagtaataACTGTTAtagttctttctttcactccttccatctctttcaaaatctattgtcatttttatctgtttgtttgcaaTATATTCTATAAATTTGTTTTATGTGTACAACTTTCATTTTTGTCCTGCCTTTATATCTCCcgatttctatctctatctctatctacctgcctatctgtatgtgtatgtgtgtgtgtgtgtgtgtgtgtgtgtgtgagtgtgtgtgtgtgtgtgtgtgtgtgtgtgtgtgtgtgtgtgtgtgtgtgtgtgtgtgcgtgggtgtgtgctgtAGGTTatgtatacacaagcacataagCACGTGCCTCATATTCTATCAAAGCCAAAAGAAAGTGACCCTTAATCTAGATGCCCACAAGGCCGAAAATCCCACAATGCACGTGGGGTCAGCGCAACTTTAAAAGCAAAATGCAGGCACAGAAGCGATCTCAattacacgcaaatacacatatatgtacatatacacatttacaatgttacgttactttctctttcttcctttctctttttgtatgctttgtcgttttttttttttcttcttcttcttctctctgttatttttattatttttatttccttcttctccttcctcatttttttatttttttattttttttttcttcctattcttcttcagctttttttctttctccttcttctttttcttcttcttcttcctcttcttttcttctactttttcatttatttttcttcttcttaaaaaaaaaaaaaaaaaaaaaaaataaaaaaaaaaaaaaaaaaaaaaaaaaaaaaaaaaaaaaaaaaaaaaaaaaaaaaaaaaaaaaaaaaaaaaaaaaaaaaaaaaaaaaaaaaaataaaaaaaaaaaaaaaaaaaaaaaaaaaaaaaaaaaaaaaaaaaaaaaaaaaaaaaaaaaaaaaaaaaaaaaaaaaaaaataaaaaaaaaaaaaaaaaaaaaaaaaaaaaaaaaaaaaaaataaaaaaaaaaaaaaaaaaaaaaataaaaaaaaaaaaaaaaaacgtaaaaaaaaaaaaaaaaaaaaaaaaaaaaaaaaaaaaaaaaaaaaaaaaaaaaaaaaaaaaaaaaaaaaaaaaaaaaaaaaaaaaaaaaaaaaaaaaaaaaaaaaaaaaaaaaaaaaaaaaactaaaaaaaaaaaaaaaaaaaaaaaaaaaaaaaaaaaaaaaaaaaaaaaaaaaaaaaaaaaaaaaaaaaaaaaaaaaaaaaataaaaaaaaaaaaaaaaaaaataaaaaaaaaaaaaaaaaataaaaaaaaaaaaaaaataaaaaaaaaaaaaaaatttaagccaaaaaaaaaaataaaaaaaaaaaaaaaaaaaaaaaaaaaaaaaaaaaaaaaaaacaaaaaaaaaaaaaaaacaaaaaaaaaaaaaaaaaaaaaaaaaaaaaaaaaaaaaaaaaaaaaaaaaaaaaaaaaaaaaaaaaaaaaaaaaaaaaaaaaaaaaaaaaaaaaaaaaaaaaaaaaaaaaaaaaaaaaaaaaaaaaaaaaaaaaaaaaaaaaaaaaaaaaaaaaaaaaaaaaaaaaaaaaaaaaaaaataaaaaaaaaaaaaaaaaaaaaaaaaaaaaaaaaaaaaaaaaaaaaaaaaaaaaaaaaaaaaaaaaaaaaaaaaaaaaaaaaaaaaaaaaaaaaaaaaaaaaaaaaaaaaaaaaaaaaaaaaaataaaaaaaaaaaaaaaaaaaaaaaaaaaaaaaaaaaaaaaaaaaaaaaaaaaaaaaaaaaaaaaaaaaaaaaaaaaaaacaaaaaaaaaaaaaaaaaaaaaaaaaaaaaaaaaaaaaaaaaaaaaaaaaaaaaaaaaaaaaaaaaaaaaaaaaaaaaaaataaaaaaaaaaaaaaaaaaaaaaaaaaaaaaaaaaaaaaaaaaaaaaaaaaaaaaaaaaaaaaaaaaaaaaaaaaaaaaaaaaaaaaaataaaaaaaaaaaaaaaaaaaaaaaaaaaaaaaaaaaaaaaaaaaaaaaaaaaaaaaaaaaaaaaaaaaaaaaaaaaaaaaaaaaaaaaaaaaaaaaaaaaaaaaaaaaaaaaaaaaaaaaaaaaaaaaaaaaaaaaaaaaaaaaaaaaaacaaaaaaaaaaaaaaaaaaaaaaaaaaaaaaaaaaaaaaaaaaaaaaaaaaaaaaaaaaaaaaaaaaaaaaaaaaaaaaaaaaaaaaaaaaaaaaaaaaaaggaaaaaaaaaaaaaaaaaaaaaaaaaaaaaaaaaaaaaaaaaaaaaaaaaaaaaaaaaaaaataacaaaaaaaaaaaaaaaaaaaaaaaaaaaaaaaaaaaaaaaaaaaaaaaaaaaaaaaaaaaaaaaaaaaaaaaaaaaaaaaaaaaaaaaaaaaaaacaaaaacaaaaaaaaaaaaaataaaaaaaaaaaaaaaaaaaaaaaaaaaacaaaaaaaaaaaaaaaaaaaaaaaaaaaaaaacaaaaaaaaaaaacaaaaaaaaaaaaaaaaaaaaaaaaaaaaaaaaaaaaaacaaccccaaaaacccaaacacaaaccaaacacaaaaacaaaaacaccccccccacacccccccaccacacccacaccaccacccacccccccccaccccatacaaccacacccccaccaccccccccccaccaccccccccacccccacccccccccccccccccccccacccccccccccccaccaccccccccaccccccccccccccccccccccccaacccccccccccccccccccccccccccccccccccccccccccccccccccccccccccccccccccccccccaccccccccccccccccccccccccccccccaaccccccccccccccccccccccccaccccccccccccccccccccccccccccccccccacccccccccccccaccccccccccaccccccccccccccccccccccccccccccccccccccccccccccccccccccccccccccccccccccccccccccccccccccccccccccccccaccccccaccccccaccccccccccccccccccccccccccccccccccccccccccccccccccccccccccccccccccacccccccccccccccccccccccccccccccccgccccccccccccccccccccccccaccccccccccccccccccccccccccccccccccccccacccccccccccccccccccccccaccccccccccccccccccccccccccacctcccccccccccccacccccccccccccccccccccccccccccccccccccccccccccccccccccccccccccccacccccccccccccccccccccccccccccccccccccccccaccccccccccccccccccacctccccccaccccacccccccacccaaccccccccccccccccccccccccccccccccccccccaccccaccccacccacccccaccacccccccacccatccccccccccccaccccccccccccaccaccaccaaccccccccccccaccacccaacaccccccccacaccccccccaccccccacccccccacccccccacaccccctcccacacaccccaccccccccacccccacccaccacacccccccccccccccacaccccaccccccccaccaccccccacccccccccccacccccaacccccccccccccccacccccccacacccccccccaccaccccccacaccccccacccccccccccccaccacccacccacaccccccccccccccccccccaccccccaccaccacacccctccacacccaccacccccaccccacccccccacccccacccccacccaccacccccccacccactcccgaCACAGCCGTACCCTCTCCCCCGGGACAATCCCCCATATGCGTCCCGCCACCCAGCCAGCACCACCCCTCACCTACATGCTCTTGCCTCCTgtacctcctctcaccctccccttgtccccggccctccccccttcccccccgacaCCCTCATAGCCCAACACAGCAGCTCTTCCATCCACCTCCGCCCCACACTCGTCCCGGTCTTACCTACCCGCCATCTCCCAGTTTCTCTCTACTCCCACTCACTCAACCCGCGGtagcccgcccccccccttcccccccccctgtcttcccCGACCCCGTAGCCCCTCCCGCCACCCCGTCCCCCCCCGCTCCCACACTCCCCCCGCGGccagctcccccccccactccccactacGCGGcgttcccccctctacccctcctgcacgcccccagaccccccccccccccgcccccgttcTTGCACCTACaaccctatccccccacccccccccacacccatcctcaccccacctcactccccccctcaacACCCGACGCAACCCAAACCCCCCCATGCCCATTCACGGACCCGCATCGGTCCCTCCGCTTATCATCAAGGCTGgaccatcctcttccccctcccgggCAGTCTCTCGCGTCCCACTCCATCGGCGCCGCCTACAGCTCCCCTCCGCCCGCTTCCAACCGATGTGCTCcagccccctcacccccaccccgcccaacACATCCCAGACCCCACTCCCGCCCACCCCCCAAAACCACCCTTggcccacacaccacccacacaacccCGGCGGGAtaatccccctgcccccccccccccctcccacctcctcctctcacacccctcccaacatcccacccccgcccacctttCCCCTTATTCTAGCCTCCACCGTGGccgccaccccctctccctccggccCCCCCACCCCACGTTTCCCCCCCAACAGCTCGCTATCCCTTCATCCTCCAACCGccgcccacatccccccccccccccctacccccccacgcGCATGGATAACTCACCCCCCCCATCACGCAACCCCACCCCGCGCCCGCCCACCCTCCCGCCGTCCCGCGCTGTCAGCTTCGCAACGACCCCCACACACCTCCCCTGCGCCCGAGCGGCCCTCCTACCCCTTGCCCGTTCCCCCCCTCGAGACGCCCCACCTCGGACCGCTTCCCTCGCAGACGCCCCCGCCGCTACCCTCCACAGTTCAGACACCCTACCCCCCTTCAGTCTGCGCACCTCGAGCCCAGCGTGTTCCactaccccaaccccccctccccagcgcACAAACAACCAGACCACTTCGCTCGATCCGGCATCACCCCCCCAACTCGCCGGCATGCTTATAGCGtcttcgccccccacccccattccaccCATCCGCCCCTCCCGTTCCAatccccccgctctccccccccccaccccccccatcacGGTGCTCTTGTAGCACGCCACCCACCCGCCCCCTctgccaccctccttccccccctacttCCGGCCAACCACCGTCGTCCCCCCACCATTGTGCGAAACGCTACCCGTCCCTTTGCGCCCACGACGCACCACCTCCCGCCACCCCACCTTTGTTGTGACACCCCACccgtccccacctcccccccccccccgcccctcccggtgcccccctcccactccctataCCCTCTCCACCAGCCCTAGCggctctccctaccccctcctcccccccgggcTCTCTCGGGCTGCCACTGGCACCCGCGGTTTCCTGGCCCCTGGCCACTTCGTCCCTCAGCCTTCCTTCATTCAACTATCCTATCTCCTCCCACCGCCTAAGCGCTACCCTCcccagctacccccccccccccagtaccaCGCGCCTTACCCGGTGGCCCAGTTCCTCGACCTCCTTCACCCTCCAGCCCGACCCAGAACCCTGTCTGGTCCGCCGCTCGCCGCGCggactccccccatcccccatgccCCCGTCCCGCCCACCTGTTCGATTTGCACCCCGCCCCCCGCGTagaccctcctccccaccccacgcgATTTCGGGTCCGCATCCCCGcaactacctccctccctcgggGCCGCCGAACTTGTCCACTTTTCTTTCTTGACGCCCAGGATTATGCACCCCGCTCGCCCAGTTCTGTGAGCGCGCGCCCCATCCCCCACGCATGTGGGCTCGCGACGCGCACGCCCCTCACCCTGGCACTCCTCCGCCTCTTCACTCCGGACGAACCGCTCGGGCCCCGTCTCTCCCATGCCTTTTTACACGGCTCCCAACCCTCAGCCTGCAGCCCGCGCAAGCCCCCCTTCCCCGGTCCTGTGCCTGCTACCCTTCTTGCGCGTGCCcgttcccttgccctccccccctttgttccttcacccctcccctgcGTCCCTCGGCCCGCGTTCGCCCCCCCCGTTCTATTTCCGCGCCAGTGCACTAGATTCCAACGTCTTCTTCGTCCGCGCCGCGAGGTTTCGCCCCCACCCTCGTTCCAGCTCATCCTCTTCCACCGTTGGCTCATCGCCTGGCGCTCTGACCCCCTCCTTTGTCCTCCCCTCCTCGCTGCCTCCGGTTCCCCAACCGCGCTTCCTCCGGACTTTGCCGCACGCAAGTCTCCTGTCAGCGTCCCGCTCCACTCCTggcgccctctccctcttgcctgcTCCACCCTCTCCAAGCTAATCGCCCATCCATATCCGCACTCACCGCGCCGCACcaaccctcaacccccccccccgcttcagcTACACCTCGcgctcacccaccccctcccaccctccgcgCTATCCTTCAACCTTCACCccccaacactcccccccccacccatgtcTTCCCCCCGCCaccggcccctccccccccccctacccgcccCCACATGACCCCTACCAACTGCAATCGGCCCGCCCCTCAGGTTTCAAATATCTGGTCAACTCACTCCCCACCTGCTTTCCTCCCCGTGCCCCTGCCCGGCTGTCCTCGTTTTCCCCCCACCCTCGTGGTGACACCTACACCCACCCGTCGCATGTCCCCCATCTCCACCTCGGGTCCGGCCTCCCAaccacatcctccccccctcgccaccCCGCTGACCCCCCCGCGCTCTACCCGCTCCCCGCCGTGCGTACCCGCACCACGCGGcaccggggggtgggggggggaggtgggtgaggtgGGGCCAGAGCCCCACCTACGTTCCCTGCaatctctgccctccccttccacgTGCTCGAGCTGCATCCCCCActgcaaataccccccccccgaGCTATGACCCGCCATCTATCTCCCTGTGCACCCCCCGTACTCGCCTCGCGTCCGACGCCCCATTCACCCCGGAGGCCCACCACCATTGTGCGCGTGAGCTCGCCTCGCTCGGCCCACCCACACTTccggccctctcctcccccccccaccaccccagtTCCCCCTATTGTAACCCATCCCGCTTTTACCACACCTCCCCTCTCGTCCACCCCCCTCGTCGAGCACTCCCTCCCATAACACCCTGGTCGTCTTCAACGCAGGCTACACGCTATGGCTCGCCTGGTCCGGCCCCCTAcgctccgtctctcccccctgtTGGagctcccccctcctgcccccccctccctccacctcccccacacccccgcgTTGGCGGCGGGGGGAGGGCTGCTCCCAAGGGGGTCTTTCACCTacctgccaccccctccctctcactctccgcgATTCCGGAGCCGCTTGTCGGGCCACAAAACTCATTTCCTACTTACGCTACCACCACTCGTTGTCACACCCCACAACTCGTTCCATCTCCCTCCCGCTCCGCCTCCCCTCCATCCAGTGCCTTCCCCGCTGCAGCCCCTACATTTACATCACGCCGCTTCCATGTCCTTCGCCCCCCTACCCGTAGGGTCCCCCTCCAATAGGCATTCGCCTGACCCTCCTCACTATTTGCCCCTGCACAAAGACCAACCGCTGCATTTCTCCACGGGTTGCTGTTAGCGCAGCCAGACTCTCACAACAAAACCAACATAACAAAACATCACCAACTTCACATAAAACACGAAGCAAAACTAAACCGAAAATCCAAGAACAAAAACTACAACACCCTCATCTACACACCCCATTTCCTTAACGTAGCTAGATACATTCTACCATTATCTATCCTTACCCAGTACCAACTAAATCACACCAAaatatttctttctccccccttttctgtttttttttataaaccccCACACCATTCACTAAATTAACGAACACCCCCAAAAAACATCACCACATACAacactgaatatataaatattaactaCAACACAATTGAcaatattaaaatttttaataacTCAAACATCAACCCAAATCTATCAACAACTAACAAAACGACCTACCCCAATAACGTTTCCCTCTCCAAAAGACACAACACAAATACCACTACCCTCCAACACTACAACCTTTAACAAAGCCCCACAACCACACATCTAAATCCCTCCACACAACTCCACTAACTTACAATCACAATACAGTCAACCACCACACCGACTATCACATAACCTTTAACACAACAGTCAACAACCTACATCATACACAacacgaaacaaacacacatctagtAACCAGCCACACACATGACACCCACAGCAACCACACAACGACAACCACAACACGACAACATTCACAACAACGACACAAAAAAATTCGCACAGCCGGAACAACATCGCAACCACATGCcgacaaccacagtccagcaacCACTCTACCCCCACCACACGGGAAACGGGGCCACAAACCTCACCACATACCCACACCAAAatcaaaaaatttaaaaaccccctaaaaaaacaatacaaacaaaaaataaaaagaaaaagaattataaaagaagaaataaagaagatgagaaaaaaaaataaacgaacgcgtagaataggaaataaaaaaagacaattttGTACTGAGCTCTCCCCTTTTcgttaaattttaaattttttccgATTTTGATTAAAAGTAGTTTTTAGTcagaaagacggaaaaagagagggggaagcaaGAAATTTTTTaagagaagaagagcagagaaagagggaaaggagagagatagagaagagagaagagagagagaagagagagagagaggagagagagagagggagggatgaaagggagggagagggagggggggaaagaagagaaagaaaaagagttttgaaggaatgggagggaggagtgaaaggaagaaagaagaggagagagagagagagagagagaagagagaaaaaggggggggggggagaggaaaggagagagaaagagagagaaagagagaggagaagaaagagagaaagagaagagaagagaggaagaaagaaagaaaaaaagagaaaacagagaaaaaaaaagagtgagaggaaagagaacataaagaaagagaaggaaggagaaaagagagagagagagagagagagagggaggggaaaggataggaaaggaaggggaaaaagagaagaagggaaaaaaaaaaaggaaggtaaaggggagagagggggagagggaggggagaaggaaagagaagaggggagaagagagagagagagaggggaaaagagagaaagagagaggagaaggaagaaaaaaaagggagggggaaaagaaaggaggaaaaggagagaaaggaaaaaggaaaagagggagaggagaaggagagacagagagaaggaggggagaaggagaaagaaagggagaaagaaagaaagggaggaaaaggaaagaaaggggggggataaggagagaaagagataaaaaaaataaaaaaaaatagataataatttattaataaaaCACAGAGGGAAAAGATCGATAGACATAAAAAAGCATAATAAACAATAGATAAAATtgctataataaaaaacaaacattaataattttttttaaaagggggaaaagagtagaaagaagggagaaagagaagagagagaagaaagggggttttgggtgggaaaaaggggagaaaaggaggagagagagagaggagagagagaagaagagagagttgagagaagggaagagagaagagagagaggagagaggggagagagagagaggggggggggggggggggggggggaaaaaagaaaaagagaggaagagggggggggggattggggggggggggggggggggggggggggggggggggggggggaggagggagagagagagaagtggaaaagagaggggaggggggggggggggggggagggagggggaaaagagagaggatgcggaggggagaagagagagagagggggagagggggaaaagagaggggagaagagagagtgaagagaaaggttaaaaaagagggagagggagataaaactgaggggaaaaggtaaaaaaaaaaatgtgtattgttttaaaaattttttttttttattttgtgtttggtgtggtgttgtgtgtgtgtgtgtttgtataacgagaaagggaaaaaagacgaaCAAAATTTCCCTTCCCCTGGCCACGATGGTACCGTCGTTCTTCCCTAATTAAACAAatgcaaaaaagggaaagaaaataaaaaacaaaaaacgtaaaaattaaagttatttacctataatatttttttttttttttaacagatacatacaaaacataaaacaGGGAATTATTAcaggcatacacgcatacacaataaaaaaattaaataaataatatagaaaaaaggatatataatacaaagaatagatcgataaaacaaaaaaatccctagaaaaataataatagtccgattaatagacagacacacgcatatacatacagaaataaataggctgatagatagaaagacaaacctataaatagattgatctatcgataaaacaaacacattaaatTTTGAtgaatttttttctcattcttttttaattttcctttttcttatttatttttccaaattttatcccccccccccccccttttccccattacAAAAATTTACCCCTTCCGGGAAAATAACGCCAAAGGATTTAAAAATCAAAGTGGTTTTGGAAGAGCAGTTATCGGGAATGTAAAAAGGCTTAAAAATCTGGGAATATTTCTTCCCTCTCACAAAATTTAGTAGATATGATAGATGTTAGGTTTTAAGTCAGGGACAAGGCCAAACCCCTCAAAAAATGTTGCAGATGATTaaattttctttacttattttttagtttttaaagttattagttttattttttttttacttcttttttttgcaagaaaattggatttttttttttttttttttttttttgtgccaatCATTTTAAGTCATCGTGAAGTAAACGACATTTGATGACGCAATacggaaagagaagatgagacggGGTAAAAGGGATTTAAAGgggaaacaaggaagagagaagggaggggtgggggaagaaagaaatcaaaaaaatttttaaaattcaaaatttttttaatttttacacacacacaaaaaatatatctatgtgtgtgtgtgtgtttgtgtttgttgtgaaaaatttttggtttttaaaaaaattttgttgtttgtgtttgtttgtttttttttgttttggggttgtgtg
Above is a window of Penaeus chinensis breed Huanghai No. 1 chromosome 26, ASM1920278v2, whole genome shotgun sequence DNA encoding:
- the LOC125038871 gene encoding glycoprotein gp100-like; amino-acid sequence: MTPTNCNRPAPQVSNIWSTHSPPAFLPVPLPGCPRFPPTLVVTPTPTRRMSPISTSGPASQPHPPPLATPLTPPRSTRSPPPTAAFLHGLLLAQPDSHNKTNITKHHQLHIKHEAKLNRKSKNKNYNTLIYTPHFLNTQHKYHYPPTLQPLTKPHNHTSKSLHTTPLTYNHNTVNHHTDYHITFNTTVNNLHHTQHETNTHLYKVRQPETCSGRRDFGYNVFFIDQKRMGVLQSEVRISEPSDGHEANLSAYSKTLFKKYLRLCSQ